One genomic region from Curtobacterium sp. 9128 encodes:
- a CDS encoding NAD(P)H-quinone oxidoreductase translates to MQAITYDEHALSLTDLPDPTPSDGEVLVEVAASGVNNADLQQRQGNYPPPPGASEILGLEVSGTIRALGNGVSGWAVGDRVCALLAGGGYATHVVVPATQLLPVPDGIDLVEAAALPEAACTVYSNIGMLAGLRPGQTLLVHGGTGGMGSHAVLWAKALGATVIATSGGDRKVAASRDLGADLVIDHRSEDFVARALDFTDGRGVDVVLDVVGPDYLARNLEVLAPNGHVAVIASGSGTEAPLPFGLLMRKRATISGTTLRARPLAEKAAIVEAVRYNVWPFVADGRVRPVVDAVLPLAEAGEAHRRMAAGEVIGKLLLQP, encoded by the coding sequence GCCATCACGTACGACGAGCACGCACTCTCCCTGACCGACCTCCCCGACCCGACGCCCTCCGACGGCGAGGTGCTCGTCGAGGTGGCGGCGTCCGGGGTGAACAACGCCGACCTGCAGCAGCGGCAGGGGAACTACCCGCCGCCTCCCGGAGCGTCCGAGATCCTGGGGCTGGAGGTGTCCGGCACGATCCGTGCGCTCGGCAACGGCGTCTCGGGGTGGGCCGTCGGCGACCGGGTCTGCGCGCTCCTCGCCGGCGGCGGGTACGCGACGCACGTGGTCGTCCCCGCCACGCAACTGCTCCCGGTGCCGGACGGCATCGACCTCGTGGAGGCCGCTGCACTTCCAGAGGCCGCGTGCACCGTGTATTCCAACATCGGCATGCTCGCGGGGCTCCGTCCGGGGCAGACGCTGCTGGTGCACGGGGGTACCGGTGGCATGGGGTCGCACGCGGTCCTGTGGGCGAAGGCACTCGGCGCGACGGTGATCGCGACGTCCGGCGGCGACCGCAAGGTGGCCGCGTCGCGTGACCTCGGTGCGGACCTGGTGATCGACCACCGCTCCGAGGACTTCGTCGCCCGTGCGCTCGACTTCACCGACGGTCGGGGCGTCGACGTCGTGCTCGACGTGGTCGGACCGGACTACCTGGCGCGGAACCTCGAGGTCCTCGCGCCGAACGGGCACGTCGCCGTGATCGCATCGGGTAGCGGGACCGAGGCACCGCTGCCGTTCGGGTTGCTCATGCGCAAGCGTGCGACGATCAGCGGGACGACGCTCCGCGCGCGGCCGCTCGCCGAGAAGGCCGCCATCGTCGAGGCCGTCCGGTACAACGTGTGGCCGTTCGTCGCCGACGGTCGCGTGCGTCCGGTGGTCGACGCCGTGCTGCCGCTCGCCGAGGCGGGCGAAGCGCACCGCCGCATGGCGGCGGGCGAGGTCATCGGCAAGCTCCTGCTGCAGCCCTGA